Proteins co-encoded in one Streptococcus parauberis NCFD 2020 genomic window:
- a CDS encoding MerR family transcriptional regulator encodes MYTIGEVSKLFNLPVSTLRYYDKEGFFPFLERTNGIRKFSETEIEALNIIECLKFAGLEIKDIKLFIDWCNQGPSTYRLRKELFKEKQAHLEEEMKQLEKYLAMVKFKSWYYDQAIIDGTEKKIQAKLPNNLPKNIQELYNLAHS; translated from the coding sequence ATGTACACAATTGGAGAAGTTTCAAAATTATTTAATTTACCTGTCTCTACATTACGTTATTATGATAAAGAAGGATTTTTCCCATTTCTAGAAAGAACAAACGGTATCCGTAAATTTAGTGAAACTGAAATTGAAGCACTAAATATTATTGAATGCTTAAAATTTGCTGGTTTAGAAATCAAAGATATTAAATTATTCATTGATTGGTGTAATCAAGGTCCGTCAACATATCGTCTAAGAAAAGAACTTTTTAAAGAAAAGCAGGCCCATCTTGAAGAAGAAATGAAACAATTAGAAAAATACTTAGCAATGGTGAAATTCAAATCTTGGTACTATGACCAAGCTATTATTGATGGCACAGAAAAGAAAATACAAGCAAAATTGCCAAACAACCTACCAAAAAACATCCAAGAATTATATAATCTAGCACATTCATAA
- a CDS encoding cysteine peptidase family C39 domain-containing protein, which translates to MTIEHHKQVSLLDCGLACTKTLLSFFEISSENINESFNVKSTQGMSLLDIENVLKKYNISSNSYKIDDIKSLRQIERPFIAVVERNSLPHYIVIINITENKLTISDPAFSKISTKKIDEFNDEFLGIILIPELAKECLESLNTYEAKEDVSSELYCSFISNLKTQQKFLLVCTGISRIILPMVIALFLQYILTHVFLEETQLKVLTTLVILFVMFIYYVITKTDTKLKTIIENDFLQKTIEKYYCERLYNYENSKNYDFVMGYFWNLLTSASGVIHKFYLSIYLFMLMIIILCLLSLNLSLAILTICSLVVLFFYNYKKLSKIEENQRKYVIASSNFTYLVESSIDGLYDISANKKEESFKKEFIEKIKSLLTVKLEAAELSNCIFTSISIYIIGLATCILIFSNFYRFETSYVDNSNIILLISLLTTILQPILTTWLSYSRSRFSLEYISMKDKGNFISSMDIYSLGITEIESIKIEGLSMQYLDKTIFNDININLEKGSLYVITGDNGSGKSTFLKILQGFITPTKGKIIINNSEYKTLKHTNICDYIGIYSNEFRLFAGSIDKNINFDLFNLSSGINYKENKFIGLPLSYQIDSQGKNVSLGQKQRTLILRSLSDESKDIFLLDEPTSNLDKSSKQQLKEMIARLLKKKKIICIVTHDEEFIELATNIIHLNK; encoded by the coding sequence ATGACAATAGAACATCATAAACAAGTATCTCTATTAGATTGTGGTTTAGCATGTACTAAGACTCTTTTATCATTCTTTGAGATTTCAAGTGAAAATATAAATGAAAGTTTTAATGTTAAGTCTACTCAAGGAATGTCTCTTCTAGATATCGAAAATGTTTTAAAGAAATATAATATTAGTTCCAATTCATATAAGATAGATGATATAAAATCACTTAGACAAATAGAACGACCTTTTATTGCAGTAGTAGAAAGAAACTCTTTACCGCATTATATTGTGATTATTAATATAACAGAAAATAAGCTAACGATTTCTGATCCTGCATTTTCTAAAATTTCAACTAAGAAAATTGATGAATTTAATGATGAGTTCTTAGGAATAATATTAATTCCCGAGTTAGCTAAAGAGTGTCTGGAAAGTTTAAACACATATGAAGCTAAAGAGGATGTTTCCTCTGAACTCTATTGTAGTTTTATTTCAAATTTAAAGACACAACAAAAATTTCTTTTAGTATGTACAGGAATTTCTAGAATAATTTTGCCTATGGTAATAGCATTATTTTTACAATATATTTTAACGCATGTTTTTCTCGAAGAAACTCAACTAAAAGTATTGACGACCTTAGTAATATTATTTGTAATGTTTATTTATTATGTAATTACTAAGACTGATACAAAATTAAAAACAATAATTGAAAATGATTTTCTCCAAAAAACAATAGAAAAATACTATTGTGAAAGGCTATATAATTACGAAAATAGTAAAAATTATGATTTTGTAATGGGTTATTTTTGGAACCTTTTAACATCAGCCTCAGGAGTAATACACAAATTTTATCTTTCAATTTATTTATTTATGTTGATGATAATAATATTGTGCCTCTTATCCTTGAACCTTTCACTAGCAATATTAACAATATGTTCCCTCGTAGTTTTATTTTTTTATAATTATAAAAAGTTATCTAAAATTGAGGAAAATCAAAGGAAATATGTGATAGCAAGTTCAAATTTCACGTATTTGGTTGAAAGTTCTATCGATGGCTTGTATGATATATCCGCTAATAAAAAAGAAGAGTCATTTAAGAAAGAGTTCATAGAAAAAATTAAAAGTTTACTTACTGTAAAACTGGAAGCAGCTGAACTTTCAAATTGTATCTTTACATCTATCTCAATATACATAATTGGATTAGCAACTTGTATATTGATATTCTCAAATTTTTATCGATTTGAGACGAGTTATGTTGATAATTCAAATATAATATTACTCATTTCATTGTTGACTACAATTTTACAACCTATCTTAACTACTTGGCTTTCTTATAGTAGAAGTAGGTTCTCACTTGAATATATAAGTATGAAAGATAAGGGAAATTTTATTTCTAGTATGGATATATATTCTTTAGGGATAACTGAGATAGAATCAATCAAGATTGAAGGACTATCAATGCAATATCTAGATAAGACAATCTTTAATGATATCAATATTAATTTAGAAAAGGGAAGTCTGTATGTTATTACTGGAGATAATGGATCAGGTAAGTCTACATTTTTAAAAATCTTACAAGGTTTTATTACTCCAACAAAAGGGAAAATTATTATAAATAATTCCGAGTATAAAACTCTCAAACATACAAATATATGTGATTATATAGGAATTTATTCAAATGAATTCCGTTTATTTGCTGGAAGCATTGATAAAAACATCAATTTTGATTTGTTTAATCTTAGTTCAGGAATTAATTATAAAGAAAATAAATTTATTGGTTTACCACTTAGTTATCAAATCGACTCTCAAGGAAAAAATGTGTCTTTAGGTCAAAAACAAAGAACATTGATTTTGCGATCTTTGTCTGATGAGAGTAAAGATATTTTTTTACTTGATGAACCAACAAGTAACCTTGATAAATCCTCAAAACAGCAGTTAAAAGAAATGATAGCAAGACTCCTAAAAAAGAAAAAGATAATTTGTATTGTAACCCATGATGAGGAATTTATAGAGCTTGCAACTAATATTATTCATTTAAATAAGTGA
- a CDS encoding ABC transporter permease has protein sequence MFNYFKADFFRATKESSFRGTILLIVAISLVFSYLFRNESGQEGYWETQSMLTSFIPLYFMSITNFFWGEDIYYRTINNVIIKSNSRSSIFIYKVAATLITSFAIILLNLCLIAIIRGIIGFQVSGYYLFTIFCNQLPIYSCLIMLCIFIFIYLDRSYQAYISYIIIILLFDQLFGFVIDSMFETNFMDDFLMMTNLKEICVNDVFFTKTSSVALVFSIVYFSASYTIFIRKEFK, from the coding sequence ATGTTTAATTATTTTAAAGCAGATTTTTTTAGAGCTACTAAAGAAAGCAGTTTTAGAGGAACTATCTTGTTGATCGTTGCTATTTCATTGGTATTTTCCTATCTATTTAGAAATGAATCAGGACAAGAAGGTTATTGGGAAACTCAGTCGATGTTGACTAGTTTTATACCATTATATTTTATGAGTATCACAAACTTTTTTTGGGGTGAAGATATATATTATCGAACTATAAATAATGTAATAATAAAATCGAATTCTAGGTCATCAATTTTTATTTACAAAGTAGCAGCTACATTAATAACTTCTTTTGCTATTATATTACTTAATTTATGTTTAATTGCAATTATAAGAGGAATAATTGGTTTCCAAGTATCTGGATACTATTTGTTTACAATTTTTTGTAATCAATTACCAATATACAGTTGCCTTATTATGCTTTGTATTTTTATTTTTATTTATTTGGATAGAAGTTATCAGGCATATATAAGTTACATCATAATTATTTTACTGTTTGACCAATTGTTTGGTTTTGTAATCGACTCAATGTTTGAAACTAATTTTATGGATGACTTTTTAATGATGACAAATTTAAAAGAGATTTGTGTTAATGATGTCTTTTTTACTAAAACATCATCAGTAGCACTTGTTTTTTCAATAGTTTACTTTTCTGCAAGTTATACAATATTTATTAGAAAGGAATTTAAGTAA
- a CDS encoding FAD/NAD(P)-binding protein, whose translation MTKKIAIIGMGVSGLAVLLAISQQTKEYLQSIEISCFDDSEHFGRGIPFQEDDDSALINSPLDDISFDYHQMMDFMDWLKVNKYDTSVTYTSRALYGRYMKERAHQLITQLPVTIIKEPVESISYSPSTQTFQLTLTNTRSPQIFDHVHLACGALPVADPYQLTGHSSYIADPYPIQKELATKSWDNKDVAIIGTGLAAVDVIKWLLLRTTVTIKAFSRSNYFPTVRITQGPDITWHHLTDQTIQTLIDSKSVSYQELDQLFQKELQALGFSNWEKTKNEFLSEGIAGIKLSLDMAEHLYHLQQLASRLVDYLTDLWPLMSPADRHSYQENYGKAIVNLRNPMPEESAQTILEAAAQGRLNIISGVEEINVKGDKFLVGEAITVDQVINATGYQLTEKTIELATPFLQNIVKQELAQIDDLGGLSVRPETMQVMSPKYGAMPTLFAHGALINGVIYQNNSTIKIQKMAERGVVYCNI comes from the coding sequence TTGACGAAGAAGATTGCAATTATTGGGATGGGTGTCAGTGGTTTAGCTGTTTTACTGGCCATCTCTCAACAGACAAAAGAGTATTTACAATCAATAGAAATTAGCTGTTTTGATGACAGTGAACATTTTGGCCGTGGTATTCCTTTTCAGGAAGATGATGACTCAGCCTTAATTAATTCACCACTCGATGATATTTCTTTTGATTACCATCAGATGATGGATTTTATGGACTGGCTAAAAGTAAACAAGTACGATACAAGTGTGACCTACACCTCACGCGCCCTCTATGGAAGATACATGAAAGAACGTGCTCATCAGCTCATTACACAACTACCAGTTACCATTATCAAAGAACCCGTTGAGTCTATTAGCTACTCGCCTTCGACTCAGACCTTCCAATTAACCCTTACTAATACAAGGTCCCCTCAAATATTTGACCATGTTCACTTGGCCTGTGGAGCACTTCCCGTTGCTGACCCCTATCAGCTAACCGGGCATTCTTCCTACATAGCAGATCCTTATCCAATTCAAAAGGAATTAGCCACAAAGAGCTGGGATAATAAAGATGTAGCAATTATTGGCACCGGCCTAGCAGCAGTTGATGTGATCAAATGGCTTTTATTGAGAACAACTGTTACTATCAAAGCCTTCTCACGTAGCAACTACTTTCCGACTGTTCGCATCACCCAAGGCCCCGACATCACCTGGCACCATCTGACCGACCAAACCATTCAAACACTCATTGACAGCAAAAGCGTCAGCTATCAGGAACTTGATCAACTATTCCAAAAGGAATTGCAGGCACTAGGCTTTAGTAACTGGGAAAAAACAAAAAATGAATTCTTGTCAGAAGGGATTGCTGGTATCAAGCTGTCGCTTGACATGGCCGAGCATCTCTATCACTTACAGCAACTAGCATCTCGACTGGTCGATTACTTAACCGACCTGTGGCCCTTAATGTCCCCTGCGGACCGCCATTCCTACCAAGAAAACTATGGTAAAGCCATCGTGAATTTACGAAACCCCATGCCTGAAGAGTCAGCTCAAACTATTTTAGAAGCGGCAGCCCAAGGTAGATTGAACATCATTTCTGGTGTTGAGGAAATCAACGTAAAGGGCGACAAATTCCTGGTTGGCGAAGCAATCACTGTTGATCAAGTTATTAATGCTACTGGCTACCAACTGACCGAAAAGACAATTGAACTGGCGACTCCATTCTTGCAAAACATCGTTAAGCAAGAACTAGCTCAAATCGATGACCTTGGAGGGCTGTCTGTCAGACCAGAGACTATGCAAGTCATGTCACCTAAATATGGTGCAATGCCAACTCTATTTGCACATGGAGCGCTGATTAATGGTGTCATTTACCAAAACAACTCCACCATTAAAATTCAAAAGATGGCAGAGCGAGGAGTTGTCTACTGTAATATTTAG
- a CDS encoding acyl-CoA thioester hydrolase/BAAT C-terminal domain-containing protein — MKNFIKIIIVIFCLVLVFGGVIIALRKTNDAKYGDGDPNTPKYLTDVTNVSYYPTKIAGVSVTYVDEGTMQGFHLVPDQKKYEGIVVCYGGSEGSPNFGEAERLAKEGYETLAVFMYGMNNQQKTLARIPLEQFEDVLNYIQEQKVEKGPITVLAGSKGAEYTLNLASKYDDISNLVLTAPSAYNFAGLDFKDYGSSWTWQDKELPYIDIKKSSFVALVKNMLWPMLTKGPIVYKETYDTAIKSDKSLVKKVIPVKDVKAHIMIIVGEDDQMWNSPAMAKKIKEQKPDTEINLYKDAGHLFLGNGVLSTPEMRMRTGGSLSANEKANTESQKAINNFLLEKHGK, encoded by the coding sequence ATGAAAAATTTTATTAAAATAATAATTGTTATATTTTGTCTTGTACTTGTATTTGGTGGTGTTATTATAGCACTTCGAAAAACGAATGATGCAAAATATGGAGATGGTGATCCAAATACCCCTAAGTATTTGACCGACGTGACCAATGTGAGTTATTATCCTACTAAGATAGCTGGTGTATCGGTAACTTATGTGGATGAGGGGACTATGCAAGGCTTCCACTTGGTTCCGGATCAGAAAAAATATGAGGGAATTGTGGTTTGCTATGGCGGATCTGAAGGGAGTCCTAACTTTGGAGAGGCTGAGCGTTTAGCTAAAGAGGGATATGAGACATTGGCAGTCTTTATGTATGGTATGAACAATCAACAAAAAACATTGGCAAGAATTCCTTTAGAACAATTTGAAGATGTCCTCAATTATATTCAGGAACAGAAGGTTGAAAAAGGGCCGATAACAGTTTTAGCTGGGTCAAAAGGCGCAGAATATACTTTGAATCTTGCCAGCAAATATGATGATATTTCAAATCTTGTATTGACAGCCCCATCTGCGTATAATTTTGCCGGTTTGGATTTTAAGGATTACGGGTCTTCATGGACTTGGCAAGATAAAGAACTACCATATATTGATATTAAGAAGAGTTCATTTGTTGCTTTGGTAAAAAATATGCTTTGGCCGATGCTCACAAAAGGACCAATTGTATATAAGGAAACCTATGATACGGCTATCAAGAGTGACAAATCATTGGTAAAAAAAGTCATACCTGTAAAAGATGTTAAAGCTCATATTATGATTATTGTAGGGGAAGATGACCAAATGTGGAATAGTCCAGCTATGGCTAAAAAAATAAAAGAGCAAAAACCTGATACAGAAATTAATCTTTATAAAGATGCTGGTCACCTCTTTCTTGGAAATGGTGTTCTTAGTACACCTGAGATGAGGATGAGAACTGGTGGTAGCTTATCCGCAAATGAAAAAGCCAATACAGAAAGTCAAAAAGCTATTAACAATTTCCTATTGGAAAAACATGGTAAATAA
- a CDS encoding prolyl-tRNA synthetase associated domain-containing protein, whose protein sequence is MDLYQPVADKLNELGIAFQIVGHEPALTTEQADSFIEGIDGVRTKTMFLTNKKKTQFYLLIMDDQKMLDMDAFKEVVGANRMRMASSDSLYEKMLLPPGVVSPFGLLNNKDHDISVYIDKEIIPEERMSFHPNTNEKTIFLATNDLLTFLAAIDYPATIIEL, encoded by the coding sequence ATGGACTTATATCAGCCTGTTGCAGACAAGTTAAATGAACTAGGCATTGCTTTTCAGATTGTGGGACATGAACCTGCTTTAACAACTGAACAAGCTGATTCTTTCATTGAAGGGATAGACGGCGTCCGGACAAAAACTATGTTTTTAACCAATAAGAAAAAAACACAGTTTTATCTTTTGATAATGGATGACCAAAAGATGTTAGATATGGATGCTTTTAAGGAGGTTGTCGGAGCTAATAGAATGCGCATGGCTTCAAGTGACAGTCTATATGAGAAGATGCTCTTACCACCAGGTGTCGTCTCACCTTTTGGTTTACTAAATAACAAGGACCACGACATCTCAGTTTATATTGACAAGGAGATTATTCCTGAAGAACGAATGAGTTTCCACCCCAATACGAATGAAAAAACAATTTTCTTAGCTACCAATGATTTACTGACATTCTTGGCAGCAATCGACTATCCAGCAACAATTATTGAATTGTAA
- a CDS encoding DMT family transporter, translating to MTNNTKKDLIIGSLCAIGCEILFGLSYLFTKEAGQTASALALLGWRFLVAALFLLILFVIGLIRVNFKGKSIKYVLLAAIFSPVLYFLGETLGINLTTASESGAFLASIPVMALIAATLILKEKPSKHQIVGIAITVSGVLLSVMAVGMSASFSVLGYAMLFLAVLSYALYCVYVDKASHFTGVELTVVMILLGFLVFASLAIGEAIVHQNLSQLIILPFENNTFALAILYQGIGCSVLAFFLSNVAIAKIGVNRTASFIGVSTAVAIVFGVLILGESFTGLQIFGVLAIMIGVYTSNKG from the coding sequence ATGACAAACAATACCAAAAAAGACCTTATCATAGGGTCGCTTTGTGCCATTGGATGTGAAATTTTATTTGGGCTAAGCTACCTTTTCACTAAAGAAGCTGGCCAAACAGCATCAGCTTTAGCTCTACTTGGCTGGCGTTTTCTAGTGGCTGCACTTTTTCTCCTAATCCTATTTGTGATAGGATTAATAAGAGTCAATTTTAAAGGCAAGTCCATTAAGTATGTCCTTTTGGCAGCAATTTTTAGTCCCGTTCTCTACTTTTTAGGTGAAACATTAGGTATCAATTTAACTACAGCATCCGAAAGTGGAGCCTTTTTAGCCTCAATTCCAGTCATGGCTTTAATTGCGGCAACTTTGATATTGAAAGAAAAGCCAAGTAAGCATCAGATTGTCGGTATTGCAATAACTGTTTCAGGTGTTTTGCTTAGTGTTATGGCCGTAGGCATGTCAGCTAGTTTTTCGGTGCTAGGGTATGCCATGCTCTTTCTAGCAGTACTATCCTATGCCCTCTATTGTGTTTATGTAGACAAGGCTAGCCATTTTACAGGAGTAGAATTAACCGTCGTCATGATTTTGCTTGGTTTTCTGGTATTCGCTAGCCTGGCTATAGGCGAAGCAATCGTTCATCAAAACTTATCACAACTCATCATTCTGCCATTTGAAAATAATACTTTTGCGCTAGCCATTCTTTATCAAGGTATTGGTTGTTCAGTCTTGGCCTTCTTCTTATCAAATGTGGCTATTGCCAAAATTGGTGTCAATCGAACAGCTTCCTTTATTGGCGTATCGACGGCTGTGGCTATTGTGTTTGGTGTGCTTATTTTAGGCGAATCTTTTACGGGCTTGCAAATTTTTGGTGTTTTGGCTATTATGATTGGTGTTTATACTTCAAATAAAGGATAA
- a CDS encoding DinB family protein: MIDRQLLCDLLDRSEERFLDSFHQMTLEEANTMPDPLIKSVSWLIWHTAKMLDQQVSELKGEEALYFSQGWVDRFAFDLPRDTEEWKHRPEEARKVIIKDKNLLIDYLKVTFNLSKTYLSQLDFNSLDEIIDRSWNPPVTRAVRLVSTIDDALMHSGQAVYTRRLVLGK, encoded by the coding sequence ATGATTGACAGACAATTGTTGTGTGATTTATTGGACCGATCTGAGGAACGATTTTTAGATTCTTTCCATCAAATGACCCTGGAAGAAGCAAACACCATGCCAGATCCACTGATTAAATCAGTCTCATGGTTGATTTGGCATACTGCTAAGATGTTGGATCAACAAGTATCAGAGCTAAAGGGTGAGGAAGCACTCTATTTTTCTCAGGGGTGGGTTGATCGCTTTGCATTTGATTTACCAAGAGACACTGAAGAATGGAAACATCGTCCAGAGGAAGCAAGAAAAGTCATTATTAAGGATAAGAATTTGTTGATAGATTACTTGAAGGTCACATTTAACCTAAGTAAGACTTATCTCAGTCAACTTGATTTTAACAGTCTAGATGAAATTATTGATCGTTCTTGGAATCCACCAGTCACTCGCGCAGTTCGCCTAGTCTCAACTATTGACGATGCTCTCATGCATTCAGGTCAAGCAGTTTATACAAGACGATTGGTTCTTGGTAAATAG
- a CDS encoding HAD-IIB family hydrolase produces MIEAEMGKDNQGSLKKQIIMNETPYLVFDLDGTLVFDGIRIADGLNEILQLLNSRFNIIFASARPIRDMLPLLNDFPDNDLIGGNGSMYRQDGQIILMESIPVKAVAAIRVIMDREDLDYIFDYDWDYTARIRNSQNHILQKLDSGRLAKAQPIRNSKVSKIILFDVSSERLAHFSDIKGISYVYHPLEKELVITAKGNDKYAALSRLIGAQAYLAFGNDHNDIEMLRQATYGFAIGKELVSGANQFILTVDHLQKLLNQFEKENAK; encoded by the coding sequence ATGATAGAGGCTGAAATGGGTAAAGATAATCAAGGAAGTTTAAAAAAACAAATCATTATGAATGAGACACCTTATTTAGTCTTTGACTTGGACGGAACACTGGTTTTTGATGGGATAAGGATTGCTGATGGTCTTAACGAAATCTTGCAACTCTTAAATAGTCGTTTTAACATCATTTTTGCGTCCGCTCGTCCGATTCGTGATATGTTGCCACTTTTAAATGATTTTCCAGATAATGATTTAATCGGTGGGAATGGAAGCATGTATCGTCAGGATGGCCAAATCATTCTAATGGAATCCATTCCTGTTAAAGCTGTTGCTGCAATTAGAGTAATTATGGACAGGGAAGATTTAGATTATATTTTTGATTATGATTGGGATTATACAGCTAGAATTAGAAATTCTCAAAATCATATTTTGCAAAAACTAGACAGTGGACGATTGGCAAAGGCTCAGCCTATAAGGAATAGTAAAGTCAGTAAAATTATCCTGTTTGATGTATCTTCTGAAAGGCTTGCTCATTTTTCTGACATAAAAGGCATTTCTTATGTTTATCATCCGTTAGAAAAGGAACTTGTCATTACAGCAAAAGGAAATGATAAGTATGCCGCTCTTTCTAGATTAATCGGTGCCCAAGCATATCTTGCTTTTGGAAATGACCACAATGATATAGAAATGTTAAGACAGGCAACCTATGGCTTTGCGATTGGAAAAGAATTAGTTTCGGGTGCAAATCAATTTATATTAACAGTTGACCACTTACAAAAATTATTAAATCAATTTGAAAAAGAGAATGCTAAATAG
- a CDS encoding CPBP family intramembrane glutamic endopeptidase gives MANKMLSFNTDRYQKWPAWLIIILACVMTQVAMFVGVTIYSLLSLLVFFIYSLLKDGHTGNVLNMMQSMHFELLGFAGAALALMAWVKWFENRPITSLGFFKQKWAFEIAKGWFWGTVLLSSAFLLSYLFGGLTFDKVDLSSKTIWYVLSLIPLWFIQGGTEELITRGWFLPLINKRSNLAIAVAVSSSLFGLMHLGNDHVTIASMLSLILSGFLMALYMLKTDNIWGVAGLHGAWNFMQGNFFGVAVSGSQTGASILTFKSKVGAPDWLSGGAFGTEGSLMASLVLFVGIAILAWQLKKGEIS, from the coding sequence ATGGCTAATAAAATGTTGTCATTTAATACTGACCGCTACCAAAAATGGCCAGCTTGGCTTATCATTATCTTGGCTTGTGTGATGACACAGGTCGCTATGTTCGTAGGAGTGACTATTTATTCTTTACTTTCACTACTTGTTTTTTTTATATATAGTTTACTAAAAGATGGTCATACGGGTAATGTCTTGAATATGATGCAAAGTATGCATTTTGAATTATTGGGATTTGCTGGGGCAGCGTTGGCCTTAATGGCTTGGGTAAAGTGGTTTGAAAATCGACCAATTACCAGTCTCGGTTTTTTTAAGCAGAAATGGGCTTTCGAGATTGCCAAAGGTTGGTTCTGGGGAACAGTTCTTTTATCAAGTGCCTTTTTACTATCCTATCTATTTGGAGGTCTGACTTTTGATAAAGTTGACTTATCCAGTAAAACCATCTGGTATGTACTTTCCTTAATTCCCTTATGGTTTATTCAAGGAGGGACTGAGGAGTTGATTACCCGAGGGTGGTTCCTACCTCTCATAAATAAGCGAAGTAATTTGGCGATAGCAGTTGCAGTGTCAAGTAGTCTTTTTGGTCTTATGCATTTAGGAAATGATCATGTGACCATTGCTTCTATGCTTAGTCTCATTTTATCTGGTTTCCTAATGGCACTTTACATGCTGAAAACGGATAATATTTGGGGTGTGGCTGGTCTTCACGGAGCATGGAATTTTATGCAAGGTAATTTCTTTGGTGTTGCAGTCAGTGGTTCGCAGACGGGGGCTTCGATTCTAACATTCAAAAGCAAGGTTGGTGCACCGGACTGGCTATCAGGCGGAGCTTTTGGGACTGAAGGTAGTCTTATGGCAAGTCTTGTTCTTTTTGTTGGAATTGCTATACTAGCTTGGCAATTGAAAAAAGGAGAAATTTCATAA
- a CDS encoding MIP/aquaporin family protein yields MKKYISEFFGAFLLVFIGSATAVITKGSVLAIAMAFGLAITISAYTFGSISGGHFNPAVTTAMLIQKKISGKDAGFYMLAQFVGGLIAAGLIALFVKAAGLPANMLAQNDFPTISAGMAILVETLATFLFVTLILLVTDNRFGNPNFAGLIIGLSLTLLILTTISLTGASLNPARSFGPALLAGGSSLSHLWVYFLAPELGGALAAVFAKWLTSEDK; encoded by the coding sequence GTGAAAAAATATATTTCAGAATTTTTTGGTGCATTTTTACTAGTTTTTATCGGCTCTGCGACAGCTGTTATTACAAAAGGTAGTGTTTTGGCCATTGCCATGGCATTTGGTTTAGCTATTACTATTTCAGCCTATACATTTGGTAGTATTTCGGGTGGTCATTTTAACCCAGCCGTTACAACAGCCATGTTAATTCAAAAGAAAATTTCCGGTAAAGATGCTGGATTTTACATGCTTGCCCAATTTGTTGGCGGACTCATAGCAGCAGGCCTTATTGCCTTATTTGTTAAAGCAGCAGGCTTACCAGCAAATATGCTAGCACAAAATGATTTTCCAACTATTTCAGCTGGGATGGCGATTTTAGTTGAAACTTTAGCTACTTTCTTGTTTGTAACATTAATCTTACTAGTAACTGATAATAGATTTGGTAATCCAAATTTTGCCGGCTTAATTATCGGCTTGTCACTAACGCTATTAATTCTTACAACAATTAGCTTGACAGGTGCATCATTAAATCCTGCTCGTTCATTTGGTCCAGCTTTATTAGCAGGTGGATCTAGTTTGAGTCATTTATGGGTTTACTTCTTAGCACCTGAACTTGGTGGCGCATTAGCAGCAGTTTTTGCTAAATGGTTAACAAGCGAAGACAAGTAA